The Chryseobacterium indicum genome contains a region encoding:
- a CDS encoding energy transducer TonB codes for MKSFFVFLFCCGFSFCFSQQTEEFKLIKNYYNQHRSMLGKEFKKKFDAETDNYHKASIKVDYMLFMQKMDSIENVALTGALLKTKNLEDLNKLKLLKTPSAETPAIPSVVIDKMADYPGGINELRKEVANLFYLGGVYSDVKTVKANVAFIVEKDGSISNVQAEGDNFTFNRQAEIALYSVSQKFSPAIINGDPVRYRFRLPLTMNIEQ; via the coding sequence GTGAAATCTTTTTTTGTTTTTCTTTTTTGCTGCGGTTTTTCTTTCTGTTTTTCTCAACAGACTGAGGAGTTTAAGCTTATTAAGAATTATTACAACCAGCACCGTTCCATGCTCGGCAAAGAGTTTAAGAAAAAATTTGATGCCGAGACAGACAATTATCATAAGGCTTCCATAAAGGTCGACTATATGCTTTTTATGCAGAAAATGGACAGCATAGAGAATGTTGCGCTTACAGGAGCTTTATTAAAGACAAAAAATCTAGAAGATCTTAATAAACTAAAATTATTAAAAACTCCGTCCGCTGAAACTCCTGCTATTCCTTCTGTTGTTATCGATAAGATGGCAGATTATCCGGGAGGAATTAATGAACTTCGGAAAGAAGTTGCCAACCTTTTTTATCTCGGGGGTGTATATTCTGATGTAAAAACCGTAAAGGCAAATGTTGCATTTATCGTAGAAAAAGACGGAAGTATAAGTAATGTTCAGGCAGAAGGAGATAATTTTACCTTTAACAGACAGGCAGAAATTGCTCTGTATTCTGTTTCTCAGAAGTTTTCTCCGGCTATCATTAACGGCGATCCGGTAAGATACCGTTTCCGGCTCCCACTCACCATGAATATTGAGCAATAA
- a CDS encoding leucine-rich repeat domain-containing protein — protein sequence MITKEALKLYFEKGDYPTQNQFWEWMDSYWHKEEKIPQDSVEAFEKVIPLFDGDNLIGSGIKLIIPSNTKKIFAAAYSYEGFNYQIREVILNEGLEEIGQYAFSNQNIKVIKTPSTLKLIGSNAFDSQSNTRGTGVLEKIILNEGLIRIEDSTFLNYKAAVNDLYIPNTVQFVGKNAFLIPSLQTVSAPAGLDLSASGIPATAVITYR from the coding sequence ATGATAACAAAAGAAGCACTAAAACTCTACTTTGAAAAGGGAGATTACCCTACACAAAATCAATTCTGGGAATGGATGGATTCATATTGGCATAAGGAAGAAAAAATACCACAGGATTCTGTTGAAGCATTTGAAAAAGTAATTCCGCTTTTTGACGGAGATAATTTAATAGGATCCGGGATTAAACTGATAATACCATCCAATACAAAGAAGATTTTTGCGGCTGCATACTCGTATGAAGGATTTAACTATCAAATAAGAGAGGTCATTTTAAATGAAGGTTTAGAAGAAATCGGGCAATATGCATTTAGCAATCAGAACATAAAAGTTATTAAAACTCCCTCTACATTAAAACTCATTGGATCTAATGCTTTTGATAGTCAATCCAATACAAGAGGAACAGGTGTTTTAGAAAAAATCATACTCAATGAAGGTCTTATAAGGATTGAAGATTCTACCTTCTTGAATTATAAAGCGGCAGTTAATGATCTGTATATTCCCAACACAGTACAATTTGTAGGAAAAAATGCTTTTTTAATTCCTTCATTACAAACGGTGTCTGCTCCTGCAGGGTTAGATCTTAGTGCTTCGGGAATTCCTGCAACAGCAGTTATTACGTACAGATAA
- a CDS encoding sensor histidine kinase, with the protein MECYISDNGRLFQREVNNIHRRTEVFDPFTLFKNNIFFDKALHELFADFQDGNLDPYKKPVIWETGIFKLAFFILFILMVFFLIKIRNFYIERENEKLRIEIENHTKDLVILLDKLQKSKERLKIKLENQEKLTRLICHDIKSPLRFINLNLKSLISTTDDMEIKESLISTQETAEELYHFVLNSLDYTKLFLTDDEYRETINLRQLIHEKIMIFRNLAAKKNIDIINNVDENIILNNNKALLEMLFHNLIDNAVKYTSIGTVTISAHQKEQNIIVSIQDTGNGMNPEKLGRINNYQNTDVYISKGIGYKVITEIVKKTGAKMKLKNRLGGGLEVKIWLTLYN; encoded by the coding sequence TTGGAATGCTATATTTCAGATAATGGACGGCTTTTCCAAAGAGAAGTAAATAATATTCATAGAAGAACGGAGGTCTTTGATCCTTTTACCTTATTTAAAAATAATATATTTTTTGATAAAGCTCTACATGAATTATTTGCAGATTTTCAGGATGGGAATCTAGATCCTTATAAGAAACCTGTAATTTGGGAGACCGGGATCTTTAAACTTGCTTTTTTTATACTTTTCATCTTAATGGTTTTCTTCCTTATTAAGATAAGAAATTTTTATATTGAAAGAGAAAATGAAAAGCTAAGAATAGAAATAGAAAATCATACAAAAGATCTGGTCATTCTGCTGGATAAATTACAGAAATCCAAAGAAAGATTAAAGATAAAGCTGGAAAATCAGGAAAAACTAACCCGCCTTATTTGCCATGACATTAAGAGTCCTCTGAGGTTTATTAATTTAAACCTGAAAAGTCTGATTTCGACTACAGATGATATGGAGATTAAAGAATCATTAATTTCTACACAGGAGACCGCAGAAGAGCTGTATCATTTTGTTTTAAATAGTCTGGATTATACCAAATTATTTTTGACGGATGATGAATATAGGGAAACGATCAATCTTAGGCAGCTTATACATGAGAAAATCATGATTTTCCGTAATCTGGCTGCAAAGAAGAATATAGATATCATTAATAATGTAGACGAAAACATTATTCTCAATAATAACAAGGCTTTATTGGAGATGCTTTTCCATAACCTGATAGATAATGCTGTTAAATATACTTCTATTGGTACGGTAACTATTTCTGCACATCAGAAGGAACAAAATATAATTGTTTCTATACAGGATACAGGAAATGGGATGAATCCTGAAAAACTTGGCAGAATAAACAATTATCAGAATACAGATGTATATATTTCTAAGGGTATTGGCTATAAAGTCATTACAGAAATAGTTAAAAAAACAGGAGCCAAAATGAAACTCAAAAATAGATTGGGCGGCGGATTGGAAGTAAAAATATGGCTGACGTTATATAATTGA
- a CDS encoding YdeI/OmpD-associated family protein gives MEKYSPKVDEYIEKSQDFAKPILNYIRETVHEFCPDAEEAIKWKFPTFLYKGKILCSMVAFKQYCSMGFWLHDEMSSLKEFETDTEKTNMFSLGKITETQKLPSKPQLKKMITEAMELTDMGVTLKKAAPSKTETEVPEYFQNALNENKKALEIFKKASPSFRKEYINWITEAKTESTRNKRMEQALEWISEGKGRNWKYEKR, from the coding sequence ATGGAAAAATACAGCCCGAAAGTTGACGAATACATTGAAAAATCTCAGGATTTTGCAAAACCTATTCTGAATTATATCCGAGAAACCGTTCACGAATTCTGTCCTGATGCAGAAGAAGCGATCAAGTGGAAGTTTCCCACGTTCCTGTATAAAGGGAAGATTCTTTGTTCAATGGTTGCTTTTAAACAGTATTGCAGTATGGGATTCTGGCTTCACGATGAGATGTCATCTCTGAAAGAATTTGAAACAGATACCGAAAAAACGAATATGTTCAGTTTGGGTAAAATTACAGAAACACAAAAACTTCCTTCAAAACCTCAGCTTAAAAAGATGATTACTGAAGCAATGGAACTGACGGATATGGGCGTTACTTTGAAAAAAGCAGCTCCATCGAAAACAGAAACAGAGGTTCCTGAGTATTTTCAAAATGCTTTGAATGAAAATAAAAAAGCTCTGGAAATCTTTAAAAAGGCTTCGCCCTCTTTCCGTAAAGAATATATCAACTGGATCACGGAAGCTAAAACGGAATCAACCAGAAACAAAAGAATGGAACAGGCTTTAGAGTGGATCTCTGAAGGAAAAGGCAGGAACTGGAAGTATGAAAAAAGGTAG
- a CDS encoding M15 family metallopeptidase, translated as MDKATLQRIEKLHPYVREEVKKIIDECDKALTGRAKVRITQGLRSFEEQEKLYAIGRITSGKKVTNAKAGQSIHNYGLAVDICLVIDGTTASWDTAKDWDNDQVADWYECVKIFAKYGWDWGGNWKTFKDLPHFEKKNIVTKKGLVKSSWRTLSKMPRDKENYVIL; from the coding sequence ATGGATAAAGCAACTTTACAGAGAATTGAAAAACTTCACCCTTATGTAAGAGAGGAAGTAAAGAAGATAATCGATGAATGCGACAAAGCATTAACGGGCAGAGCAAAAGTACGAATTACACAAGGTTTAAGGAGCTTTGAAGAGCAGGAAAAACTTTATGCCATCGGAAGAATTACTTCAGGAAAAAAAGTAACCAATGCAAAAGCAGGACAAAGCATCCATAATTACGGATTGGCTGTAGATATCTGTCTGGTAATTGACGGAACAACGGCAAGTTGGGATACCGCCAAAGACTGGGATAATGATCAGGTTGCCGACTGGTACGAGTGCGTAAAAATTTTCGCAAAGTACGGATGGGACTGGGGCGGAAACTGGAAAACCTTTAAAGATCTTCCGCATTTCGAAAAGAAAAATATTGTAACAAAGAAAGGATTGGTAAAATCATCATGGAGAACACTTTCTAAAATGCCCAGAGATAAAGAAAACTACGTCATACTTTAA
- a CDS encoding peptidoglycan-binding protein LysM, with protein sequence MTKQIAIAALTIGAFILGTNNAQAQNTTATTTVNITLNDVISIDAGSTAIGNTVDFNYVTAADYNSDQTITKANSLKVTSTKNFNVKVKAGGANFMNGTNLIPVNVLTIKAATASGTMGGTKSAVVLSATDQTLVSNAPLGSALTLNLDYTIPAAKSSSSDILGKPAGTYTQTVTYTATAL encoded by the coding sequence ATGACAAAACAAATCGCCATCGCAGCATTAACTATCGGAGCATTCATTTTGGGAACTAACAATGCCCAAGCTCAAAATACTACAGCGACCACAACAGTAAACATTACCCTGAACGATGTAATCTCTATTGATGCCGGAAGTACTGCAATCGGGAACACTGTAGATTTCAATTATGTTACTGCAGCGGATTATAACTCTGATCAAACGATAACTAAAGCCAACTCTTTAAAAGTTACTTCAACAAAGAACTTTAATGTTAAAGTAAAAGCAGGAGGTGCGAATTTTATGAATGGAACGAACCTGATTCCTGTAAATGTTTTAACCATCAAAGCAGCTACAGCTTCCGGAACTATGGGGGGAACAAAAAGTGCTGTTGTTTTATCCGCAACAGATCAGACATTAGTATCAAACGCTCCGCTTGGAAGTGCCTTAACACTAAATTTAGACTATACCATTCCGGCAGCAAAGTCTTCTTCTTCTGACATTTTAGGTAAACCGGCAGGAACTTATACGCAGACAGTAACTTATACAGCAACAGCTTTATAA
- a CDS encoding patatin-like phospholipase family protein, translating to MKKTTILSLDGGGIRGIITCIILRYIEEQLQIHDKPSARLGDYFDFVAGSSTGGLIASIILCPDEHRKAKYSIQKGLELYAEKGGDIFQVSFWERLVNPFGLLNEKISQEALEKNLNDFFGNLELKELIKPCLITSYDIENRRAKLFNSWKASLSTDNFYVKDVCRATSAAPTYFSPVQIKSMYGQIFSLIDGGMFANNPALCAYAEARKIPFAEVLKNHQKANHPSVNDMIVISIGTGIEARSYSFKKLEKSGKIGWVNPIIDILMSANAETVDYQLCQMFQTLGLRNQKNYYRLNPSLKNASPAMDNVKRSNIENLIQAGLSYIDDNREILNQIVQKLIKNKI from the coding sequence ATGAAAAAAACAACCATTCTTTCTTTGGACGGAGGCGGAATCAGAGGAATTATCACCTGCATTATTCTGCGTTACATAGAAGAGCAGCTTCAGATTCATGACAAGCCAAGCGCTAGACTTGGTGATTATTTCGACTTTGTTGCGGGGAGCAGCACCGGCGGACTGATTGCTTCTATTATTCTTTGCCCCGATGAACACCGGAAAGCAAAATATTCTATCCAAAAAGGATTAGAATTATATGCTGAAAAAGGTGGTGACATATTTCAGGTTTCTTTTTGGGAACGTTTGGTAAATCCTTTCGGACTTCTGAACGAAAAAATTTCTCAGGAAGCACTTGAAAAAAATCTGAATGATTTTTTTGGAAATTTAGAATTAAAAGAGCTAATAAAACCTTGTTTAATAACCAGTTACGATATAGAAAACCGAAGAGCAAAACTTTTCAATTCTTGGAAAGCCAGTTTAAGTACAGATAATTTTTATGTAAAAGACGTGTGCAGAGCTACTTCTGCAGCTCCGACGTATTTCAGCCCGGTTCAGATAAAATCGATGTACGGGCAAATTTTCAGTTTAATTGATGGCGGAATGTTTGCTAATAATCCGGCTTTGTGCGCCTACGCAGAAGCAAGAAAAATTCCGTTTGCGGAAGTTCTGAAAAATCATCAGAAAGCCAATCATCCAAGCGTAAATGATATGATTGTTATTTCTATCGGAACGGGAATCGAAGCGAGATCATATTCTTTTAAAAAACTGGAAAAATCCGGGAAAATAGGCTGGGTAAATCCAATAATCGATATTTTGATGTCTGCCAATGCAGAAACAGTAGACTATCAGCTTTGTCAGATGTTCCAGACTTTAGGACTGAGAAATCAGAAAAATTATTACAGACTTAATCCTTCTTTAAAAAATGCTTCTCCTGCAATGGATAATGTAAAAAGATCTAATATTGAAAATCTGATACAAGCCGGATTAAGCTATATTGATGATAACAGAGAGATCTTAAATCAGATTGTTCAAAAACTCATTAAAAACAAAATATAA
- a CDS encoding type III pantothenate kinase yields MKSIVINIGNSNIRFGLFNEDNCEISWVINTKPYRTTDELYAQMLMLYQTYKIEPEEIGKVIIGSVVPQLTKVMSAAIKKIHDIHPVIVDRNTHSGVQAKSKQMGTDIYANLVAAHNMYPHRKKIVLDFGTALTASCVAENGETLGVIIAPGIVTALNSLISQTAQLPEIELVKPKTVLGLDTVTCMQSGMVYGFLGMVEGFIDRINDEVNDDCFVVATGGVSHVYKPLTDKIHVMDRLHTLKGLYFLGRDK; encoded by the coding sequence ATGAAGTCAATTGTAATAAACATAGGAAACAGCAACATCAGATTCGGGCTTTTTAACGAAGATAACTGCGAGATTTCCTGGGTAATTAATACAAAGCCTTACCGAACGACAGATGAGCTGTATGCGCAAATGCTGATGCTGTATCAGACTTATAAAATTGAACCTGAAGAAATTGGTAAAGTCATTATCGGTTCTGTTGTACCTCAGCTTACAAAAGTGATGAGTGCGGCGATAAAAAAAATTCATGATATTCATCCCGTAATTGTAGACAGAAATACGCATTCCGGAGTTCAGGCAAAATCTAAACAGATGGGAACGGATATTTATGCAAACCTTGTCGCTGCTCATAATATGTATCCGCACAGAAAAAAAATTGTTTTGGATTTCGGAACGGCACTTACAGCAAGCTGTGTTGCAGAAAATGGGGAAACTTTAGGGGTAATTATTGCTCCGGGAATTGTTACCGCTCTTAATTCTCTGATCAGCCAGACAGCTCAGCTTCCTGAAATAGAGCTGGTAAAGCCAAAAACAGTTTTGGGCTTAGATACCGTAACCTGTATGCAGAGTGGAATGGTGTATGGATTTCTGGGAATGGTAGAAGGGTTTATCGACAGGATAAACGATGAAGTGAATGATGATTGTTTTGTGGTAGCTACAGGTGGTGTTTCTCACGTTTACAAGCCTTTAACAGATAAAATTCACGTGATGGACAGATTGCATACTTTGAAAGGGCTATACTTTTTGGGAAGAGACAAATAA
- a CDS encoding XRE family transcriptional regulator: MSIFSDNIRFLRTQKNLSQQELADKTSMSRVRYSKYEDGRSEPPYELLIRISKYFNISIDLLLTVDIRKYPLENVLKLPDNRIVLPVVVDQSGNNSIEIVPQKASMGYLSGYSDPEYIESLQRISLPFLINGKYRAFPAEGDSMPPFKDGSYIIGKYVENIEDLKPNKSYVFVTLNDGISYKRFKIKKKKAIKVASDNSFYKPYDIPLGEIVEIWQYASGIFPEDFEPDNFDNYNLKDMFLDLRRDIKEVNDKLKN; this comes from the coding sequence ATGTCAATTTTTTCAGATAACATCAGGTTTTTAAGGACTCAGAAAAATTTATCGCAGCAGGAACTTGCGGACAAAACATCAATGAGTCGTGTCCGGTATTCGAAATATGAAGACGGGCGTTCTGAGCCGCCTTATGAACTGCTGATCAGAATTTCGAAGTATTTCAATATCAGTATCGATCTGCTTCTTACGGTAGATATCCGCAAATATCCGCTGGAAAATGTACTGAAACTTCCGGATAACAGAATTGTTCTTCCGGTTGTGGTGGATCAATCGGGAAACAACAGCATTGAAATTGTCCCTCAAAAAGCATCCATGGGTTATTTATCCGGTTACAGTGATCCTGAATATATTGAAAGTTTACAGCGAATTTCTTTACCTTTCTTAATTAACGGGAAGTACAGGGCATTTCCGGCAGAAGGAGATTCAATGCCCCCTTTTAAAGACGGCTCTTATATTATCGGGAAGTATGTTGAAAATATTGAAGATCTAAAACCGAATAAAAGTTATGTTTTCGTGACTTTGAATGACGGCATTTCTTACAAAAGATTTAAAATCAAAAAGAAAAAAGCAATAAAAGTAGCTTCAGACAATTCATTTTATAAACCTTATGATATTCCTTTGGGAGAAATTGTTGAAATCTGGCAATATGCATCTGGAATTTTTCCGGAAGATTTTGAACCTGATAATTTTGATAATTATAATTTAAAAGATATGTTTCTGGACTTAAGAAGAGATATCAAAGAAGTGAATGATAAATTGAAGAATTAA
- a CDS encoding response regulator: MKRILLVDDHSIVRQGMKYVIKSIIAQAEIFNADDVKSAIELIKTSAVDFIFLDISFPDQNISTTTVELMKHILPNAKITIFSAMDEEIYASRFIKAGADGFINKLSSDEELFFALDYFFKNGRYISENIKSKIIDDYLNKKTSSQISLLSDKELEVSQFIIKGYSTSSIAKTMNLKKSTISTYKKRIYEKLEISNIAELFEIFSII; encoded by the coding sequence ATGAAAAGAATTTTATTAGTAGATGATCATAGTATTGTAAGGCAGGGAATGAAGTATGTCATTAAAAGCATCATAGCACAAGCTGAAATCTTTAATGCTGATGACGTTAAATCTGCTATAGAGCTTATTAAAACTTCGGCTGTAGATTTCATATTTCTGGATATTAGCTTTCCTGATCAAAATATATCTACAACAACTGTAGAATTGATGAAACACATTTTACCCAATGCTAAGATTACAATTTTTTCTGCAATGGATGAGGAAATATATGCCTCAAGATTTATAAAAGCGGGAGCCGATGGGTTTATCAACAAACTATCCAGCGATGAAGAACTTTTTTTTGCCTTAGATTACTTTTTTAAAAATGGAAGATACATTAGTGAGAATATCAAAAGTAAAATAATAGACGATTATTTAAACAAAAAGACCAGCAGTCAGATATCCCTTCTTTCCGATAAAGAATTAGAAGTATCCCAGTTTATCATTAAGGGATACTCTACTTCCAGTATTGCAAAAACAATGAATCTGAAAAAATCCACTATAAGCACATACAAAAAGAGAATATACGAGAAGCTTGAAATAAGCAATATTGCAGAACTGTTCGAAATATTTTCAATTATATAA
- a CDS encoding helix-turn-helix transcriptional regulator: MKKDFYLTRYALIIKRLEGSPATYSQLEEYLLNSFEFQDAGIKSYSIRTLQRDIREISDLFNLSIHNKKKGDNRYYIESRPIMEVDEYNQKLLESFQVSNALNLHPDFSNLIFFESRKPTGVEHFYDLFFAIRNKRIVSFEHYNYKNKLMTSRKVHPLALKESKGRWYLIAIDTKDKMLKSFGLDRINYLDVSKNTFREKYKYNFREHFKNAFGVMNLTEQNPQKIALKCSRHQGEYIRSFPLHQSQKETKETPEEIFFEFFLHPTYDFLQEILSFGKEVQVLEPKVLVDDIRKHLQESLNRYLES, encoded by the coding sequence ATGAAAAAAGATTTTTATCTCACAAGGTACGCCTTAATTATTAAAAGACTGGAAGGTTCTCCGGCTACTTATTCTCAACTGGAAGAATACCTTCTTAATTCCTTCGAATTTCAGGATGCGGGGATTAAAAGCTACTCTATCCGTACACTGCAACGAGATATCCGGGAAATTTCAGATCTTTTCAATCTTTCTATTCATAACAAAAAGAAAGGCGATAACCGGTATTATATCGAGAGCCGCCCGATTATGGAAGTGGATGAATACAATCAAAAATTACTGGAGTCTTTTCAGGTAAGCAACGCCCTAAACCTTCATCCTGATTTTTCAAATCTTATCTTTTTTGAAAGCAGAAAACCAACTGGGGTTGAGCATTTTTATGACCTTTTCTTTGCCATCCGTAATAAAAGAATTGTTTCTTTTGAGCATTACAACTACAAAAATAAACTGATGACTTCAAGAAAAGTCCATCCGCTGGCTTTAAAAGAATCCAAAGGAAGGTGGTATCTTATTGCTATCGATACAAAAGATAAAATGCTGAAATCTTTCGGATTAGACAGAATTAATTATCTGGATGTTTCTAAAAATACTTTCAGAGAGAAATACAAATACAATTTCAGAGAACATTTTAAAAATGCTTTCGGAGTGATGAATCTTACAGAACAGAATCCCCAGAAAATTGCCTTAAAATGCAGCAGACATCAGGGAGAATACATCAGAAGCTTTCCGCTTCATCAGTCTCAGAAAGAAACCAAAGAAACACCGGAAGAAATATTTTTTGAGTTTTTCCTGCATCCTACTTACGATTTTTTGCAGGAAATCCTCTCCTTCGGAAAAGAAGTTCAGGTACTGGAACCTAAAGTTTTAGTTGACGACATCCGCAAACATCTGCAGGAATCCTTAAACAGGTATCTCGAAAGCTAA
- a CDS encoding nucleoside deaminase produces MFTDEYFMKMALHEAEIALEKDEVPIGCIIVSNNRVIARAHNLTETLNDVTAHAEMQAITSAANFLGGKYLKDCTMYVTMEPCVMCSGALSWSQISKVVIGARDEHRGFINKHLSLHPKTEIITGVLEHDCSLIVKEFFKSKR; encoded by the coding sequence ATGTTTACCGACGAATATTTCATGAAAATGGCTCTTCATGAAGCCGAAATTGCACTGGAAAAAGATGAAGTCCCCATCGGATGCATTATCGTTTCAAACAATCGGGTAATTGCAAGAGCCCATAACCTTACCGAAACATTAAATGATGTAACGGCTCACGCAGAGATGCAGGCCATAACTTCTGCAGCCAATTTTCTGGGCGGAAAATACTTAAAAGACTGCACGATGTATGTTACAATGGAACCTTGCGTAATGTGTTCAGGGGCATTGTCTTGGTCACAAATTTCAAAAGTGGTGATCGGAGCGCGAGACGAGCATCGAGGATTCATCAACAAACATCTTTCACTTCATCCAAAAACAGAAATCATCACAGGTGTTTTAGAACATGACTGTTCTTTAATTGTGAAAGAATTCTTTAAATCTAAAAGATGA
- a CDS encoding Y-family DNA polymerase: MYALVDCNNFFVSCERTLDPKLENKPVVVLSNNDGCVVSRSKEAKDLGIPMAAPAFKYKELFKEHDVQCFSAKFELYNFKSQRVIEISTAYVDKSDYEVYSIDELFLDLKSFKYIDIYEYCLRIKNEIDEQEKIPVSIGVAPTKTLCKVANRIVKQFPEKFNGIYILDTPEKIEKALKWLKIGDVWGIGRRLAVKMHDNGVHKAWDLLQKPEMWVRKIMGIHGVRMVNELKGIRQLELDAPSPKKSIAVTRSFMEMLTRKEDVRERVETFGMYCSERLRKQNTCCKMVTVFVQTNRFRKDLPEYRNAVTRILPNPTNSSILIGRVVNELFQDIFKEGFHYKKAGVIVNDFVPEDQRLINLFEEDTQNLHLPVMKAMDAMNRKYGKDKVRLGSMSGENTFGRKQLSPEYEAFLKNNTLKEANFRFH, encoded by the coding sequence ATGTATGCTTTGGTAGATTGCAATAATTTCTTTGTTTCCTGCGAAAGAACGCTTGATCCGAAACTTGAAAATAAGCCCGTTGTAGTACTTTCCAACAACGATGGCTGTGTAGTGTCCAGAAGTAAAGAAGCTAAAGATCTGGGAATTCCGATGGCAGCTCCGGCTTTTAAGTATAAGGAATTATTTAAAGAGCATGATGTACAATGTTTTTCCGCAAAATTCGAATTGTATAATTTTAAAAGCCAGCGTGTTATAGAGATATCCACAGCGTATGTGGATAAGTCTGATTATGAGGTGTATTCAATCGATGAACTTTTTCTTGATCTGAAAAGCTTTAAATATATCGATATTTACGAGTACTGTCTCAGAATCAAAAATGAGATTGATGAGCAGGAAAAAATTCCGGTAAGTATAGGAGTTGCGCCTACAAAAACACTTTGTAAAGTAGCAAACCGGATTGTAAAGCAATTTCCCGAAAAGTTTAACGGAATTTATATTTTAGATACCCCTGAAAAAATAGAAAAAGCCTTAAAATGGTTAAAAATTGGTGACGTTTGGGGAATCGGAAGACGTCTTGCCGTAAAAATGCATGATAATGGAGTGCATAAAGCGTGGGATCTTCTTCAAAAGCCTGAAATGTGGGTTCGGAAGATCATGGGAATTCACGGAGTAAGAATGGTGAACGAACTGAAAGGAATCCGGCAGTTAGAATTGGATGCGCCGTCTCCGAAAAAATCCATTGCTGTAACCAGAAGCTTCATGGAAATGCTTACCAGAAAAGAAGATGTTCGCGAACGTGTGGAAACTTTCGGGATGTACTGTTCAGAAAGACTCAGAAAACAAAATACCTGCTGCAAAATGGTAACGGTTTTTGTACAGACCAACCGCTTCAGAAAAGATCTTCCGGAGTACCGGAATGCGGTAACCAGAATTCTTCCCAATCCCACCAATTCATCAATTTTAATTGGCAGAGTCGTAAATGAACTGTTTCAAGATATCTTTAAAGAAGGATTTCATTATAAAAAAGCAGGCGTTATTGTGAACGATTTTGTACCGGAAGATCAAAGGCTCATCAATCTTTTTGAAGAAGATACACAGAATCTGCATTTGCCGGTGATGAAAGCAATGGATGCGATGAACAGAAAATACGGAAAAGATAAAGTACGTCTCGGAAGCATGAGCGGCGAAAATACTTTCGGACGAAAACAGCTGTCTCCCGAATATGAGGCTTTTCTAAAAAATAATACGCTTAAAGAGGCGAATTTCAGATTTCATTAA
- a CDS encoding DUF2589 domain-containing protein, with protein MANLVQELNSLDFSVYIGGPLQAAVKAQHDASISQVNFIKEVGFTPAVPAAGSTPAIPSQLRYVDFNYEKSLPNPDYGKTLQDLKDAGRVEASATAIPATINVSQQFLKSAVNLKVPFLTMLTIPALRIDEVTIDFNAKLNSVETQNVSSEFSGNASISAKFWKVKFNASASYKKTTSSTSTTERTYTLGVHVRAVNDELPAGLSRIMDMLEDSIAAV; from the coding sequence ATGGCAAATTTAGTACAAGAATTAAACAGTTTAGATTTTAGTGTTTACATTGGTGGTCCTTTGCAGGCTGCAGTAAAAGCACAACACGACGCTTCGATTTCCCAAGTTAATTTCATTAAAGAAGTAGGCTTTACCCCTGCAGTTCCCGCTGCAGGAAGTACTCCCGCAATACCCTCTCAGTTGAGATATGTAGATTTTAATTATGAAAAATCTCTACCCAACCCGGATTATGGTAAAACACTTCAGGACCTGAAAGATGCAGGAAGAGTAGAAGCTTCTGCAACCGCTATACCTGCTACCATTAATGTATCTCAACAATTTCTAAAATCAGCCGTAAATTTAAAAGTTCCTTTCCTTACGATGCTTACGATTCCGGCTTTGAGAATTGATGAAGTGACTATTGATTTTAATGCGAAATTGAATTCAGTAGAAACGCAAAATGTATCTAGCGAATTCTCAGGAAATGCTTCTATCAGCGCAAAATTCTGGAAAGTAAAATTCAATGCATCCGCTTCTTACAAGAAGACGACTTCAAGTACTTCAACTACAGAAAGAACATACACTTTGGGTGTACATGTAAGAGCTGTAAACGATGAACTGCCTGCTGGTCTTTCAAGAATTATGGATATGCTGGAAGACAGTATTGCCGCTGTTTAA